In Delphinus delphis chromosome 18, mDelDel1.2, whole genome shotgun sequence, the following proteins share a genomic window:
- the TMEM272 gene encoding LOW QUALITY PROTEIN: transmembrane protein 272 (The sequence of the model RefSeq protein was modified relative to this genomic sequence to represent the inferred CDS: inserted 1 base in 1 codon; substituted 1 base at 1 genomic stop codon) → MSLLLYNPTRMRRLLSKAVVIDDDDDDVYPXRQNAHKXYIHLLSLFLFLWFFLGNYWVFSVYLPDFIPPFQQPQDYCDKTLYLFAVGVLMLGLLVLGSSCVHVWSRWRAAAEED, encoded by the exons ATGTCTCTCCTACTGTACAACCCCACCAGGATGAGGCGGCTTCTGTCCAAGGCCGTGGTGattgatgatgatgacgacgatgTATATCCCTAGAGGCAGAACGCACACA ATTACATCCACCTTCtcagcctcttcctcttcctctggttCTTTCTGGGAAATTACTGGGTCTTTTCTGTTTACCTGCCAGATTTTATTCCACctttccagcagcctcaggattaCTGTGACAAAACCCTGTACCTCTTTGCAGTGGGTGTCCTCATGCTGGGCTTACTTGTGCTGGGCAGCAGCTGTGTCCACGTGTGGTCCAGGTGGAGGGCTGCTGCTGAGGAAGACTGA